From a region of the Impatiens glandulifera chromosome 4, dImpGla2.1, whole genome shotgun sequence genome:
- the LOC124936971 gene encoding 60S acidic ribosomal protein P3-like, producing MGVFTFVCRTSGADWNAKQITGDLEASADSTFNLQRKLVQTVLSVDSSGGVQSSFSFVSPSSAIFQVIIGGGSVGGGAGAAAAAPAAKAAEAPTTEEKKEVKEESDEEDFNFSLFD from the exons ATGGGTGTCTTCACTTTCGTCTGCAGGACTTCCGGCGCCGATTGGAACGCTAAACAGATCACCGGCGATCTTGAAGCATCAGCCGACTCCACCTTCAATCTTCAGAGAAAATTAGTTCAGACCGTTCTTTCCGTCGATTCTTCTGGCGGTGTTCAATCCTCTTTCTCCTTCGTTTCTCCTTCTTCCGCTATTTTCCAG GTTATTATTGGCGGTGGTTCAGTCGGTGGAGGAGCTGGGGCGGCGGCAGCAGCACCGGCGGCGAAAGCTGCTGAAGCTCCGACAactgaagagaagaaagaagttAAAGAGGAGAGTGACGAGGAAGACTTTAATTTCTCTCTATTTGATTAG